In Desulfosediminicola ganghwensis, a single window of DNA contains:
- a CDS encoding Lrp/AsnC family transcriptional regulator translates to MKLDATNIEIIRHLKDGRKSFKLIATDLSITENTVRSRVNKLIEEGLLDISGNIRVDALPGHNLLYLGVKLKSMELQKKAQEFSQLKGVVSAGIVTGRYDIILQVLLNEEYNLLEFVTSQVTKIDDVQTVESFVVYEGYNLKVPYIL, encoded by the coding sequence ATGAAACTTGATGCGACAAACATCGAGATAATCCGACACCTCAAAGATGGCCGTAAATCTTTCAAGCTGATCGCTACTGATCTTTCCATCACTGAGAATACCGTACGCAGTCGGGTCAATAAGCTGATTGAAGAAGGTCTCCTCGATATATCCGGCAATATCCGGGTAGACGCCCTGCCCGGTCATAACCTGCTCTACCTTGGGGTAAAACTCAAAAGCATGGAGCTCCAGAAAAAGGCTCAGGAATTCAGCCAGCTCAAAGGCGTGGTTTCAGCAGGAATTGTTACAGGCAGATACGATATCATTCTGCAGGTACTGCTTAATGAAGAATATAACTTGCTCGAATTCGTCACCAGCCAGGTAACAAAGATAGATGATGTTCAGACTGTTGAGAGTTTTGTCGTGTACGAAGGATATAACCTGAAGGTTCCATATATCCTTTAA
- the nqrF gene encoding NADH:ubiquinone reductase (Na(+)-transporting) subunit F produces MNEILYAVLCFLGIQLVLVTLIVITKKTLLPSGDINIIINEDKVVTGKPGGKLLTTLADNGIILSSACGGGGTCGQCRCIISEGGGAILPTEKGKINRREEREGMRLSCQVPVKRDLKIEVPNSMLDARKWQCKVVSNENVATFIKELILELPPGENVDFKAGGYIQIEVPPHTLSYASFDIGESYLSDWTKFQMFQYKSHVHTPVTRAYSMANYPGERGVIKLNVRIASPPPGAKKDIPPGQVSSYIFNLKAGDEVTISGPFGEFFMDESQSEVIIIGGGAGMAPLRSHVFDLFKTHHTNRKVSYWYGGRSLKECFYLEDFYEIEKNNDNFSFHLALSDPLPEDKWQGDVGFIHNVLYEKYLKDHPAPEDIHYYICGPPMMNAAVINMLEDLGVEGENIKFDDFGG; encoded by the coding sequence ATGAATGAGATTCTTTATGCCGTACTCTGTTTTCTCGGCATCCAGCTGGTACTTGTGACGCTTATCGTTATTACCAAGAAAACCCTGCTGCCCAGCGGTGATATCAACATCATCATAAACGAGGACAAGGTTGTTACCGGTAAACCCGGAGGAAAACTGCTCACAACCCTGGCCGACAACGGCATCATTCTCTCCTCTGCCTGTGGTGGCGGTGGCACCTGCGGTCAGTGTCGATGCATTATCTCTGAAGGCGGTGGCGCCATTCTTCCTACAGAGAAAGGAAAGATCAACCGACGGGAAGAACGCGAAGGGATGCGCCTCTCCTGCCAGGTGCCAGTGAAGCGTGATTTGAAAATCGAAGTGCCGAATTCCATGCTTGATGCCAGGAAATGGCAATGTAAAGTCGTTTCAAATGAGAACGTTGCCACTTTCATAAAGGAGCTGATACTGGAACTGCCCCCCGGCGAAAATGTCGATTTCAAGGCCGGAGGCTATATCCAGATCGAAGTACCGCCGCATACACTCTCCTACGCCAGCTTTGATATTGGTGAATCATATCTGAGCGACTGGACCAAATTTCAGATGTTCCAGTACAAGTCCCATGTCCATACCCCGGTTACCAGGGCTTACTCCATGGCCAACTATCCCGGTGAAAGAGGGGTTATCAAGCTGAACGTGCGGATTGCCAGTCCACCGCCGGGAGCAAAGAAAGACATTCCCCCGGGTCAGGTGAGCTCGTATATATTCAACCTCAAGGCCGGTGACGAGGTAACCATCTCCGGTCCTTTTGGTGAATTCTTTATGGATGAATCCCAATCAGAAGTCATCATTATCGGTGGCGGCGCGGGCATGGCCCCTCTCCGCAGTCATGTCTTCGATCTGTTTAAGACCCACCACACCAATCGCAAAGTCTCATACTGGTATGGTGGACGCAGCCTCAAGGAATGTTTCTACCTTGAGGATTTCTATGAGATAGAAAAAAACAACGATAATTTTTCCTTTCACCTTGCGCTCTCCGACCCGCTGCCCGAAGATAAATGGCAGGGTGATGTGGGCTTTATCCACAATGTACTGTACGAAAAGTACCTCAAAGACCACCCGGCTCCTGAAGATATACACTACTATATTTGCGGACCGCCGATGATGAATGCCGCCGTGATCAATATGCTTGAAGATCTCGGAGTCGAGGGAGAAAACATTAAATTTGATGATTTCGGCGGCTAA
- the nqrE gene encoding NADH:ubiquinone reductase (Na(+)-transporting) subunit E, with amino-acid sequence MMGHYLDIIFRSVFLENLPLSFFLGMCTFLAISKQVKTAIGLGSAVLFLQIITVPLNNLVLSTLLKPGALSWAGQPDIDLTFLGLLTYIAIIAAVVQILEMVLDRFLPALYNTLGIFLPLLTVNCAILGASLFMVERDYTFGESVAYGIGAGAGFFLAVVVLAGIRERSEYADPPAGLKGLGMTFITAGLMAIAFMGLAGMQL; translated from the coding sequence ATAATGGGCCACTATCTCGATATAATTTTCCGCTCAGTCTTTCTTGAGAACCTGCCGCTCAGCTTTTTCCTCGGCATGTGTACCTTCCTTGCTATCTCCAAGCAGGTAAAAACCGCCATAGGTCTCGGGTCGGCTGTTCTTTTTTTGCAGATCATCACGGTGCCCCTGAATAACCTGGTGCTCTCGACTCTGCTCAAGCCAGGAGCCCTGTCATGGGCCGGACAACCCGATATCGACCTCACCTTTCTGGGATTACTCACCTACATCGCCATCATCGCCGCAGTGGTGCAGATACTAGAAATGGTGCTCGACCGTTTTTTACCGGCACTCTACAACACCCTTGGCATCTTCCTGCCGCTGCTTACCGTCAACTGCGCCATTCTCGGTGCTTCACTCTTCATGGTCGAACGTGATTACACCTTTGGTGAAAGCGTCGCTTACGGCATTGGCGCAGGAGCAGGTTTTTTTCTGGCGGTGGTAGTACTGGCAGGAATTCGTGAACGCAGTGAGTATGCCGACCCGCCCGCAGGTCTGAAAGGCCTTGGGATGACCTTTATCACCGCAGGTTTGATGGCCATTGCGTTTATGGGCCTTGCAGGAATGCAACTCTAA
- a CDS encoding NADH:ubiquinone reductase (Na(+)-transporting) subunit D, translating into MAESKLELVVFPIFKRNPIALLILGICSALAVTGQMATAFVMSVCVIFVTAFSSLTISIVRFQIPNSVRIGIQITVIATLVILVDQILKAFVFELSKQLSIYVGLIITNCIIMGRAEGFAMSNPPVASFLDGVGNGLGYSFILILVAFIRELFGSGSVFGYEIMRTVSNGGWYIPNGLLVLPASAFFLVALIIWAVRTALPDQQETE; encoded by the coding sequence ATGGCTGAATCAAAACTCGAACTGGTCGTATTTCCCATATTCAAGCGTAACCCTATCGCCCTGCTGATTCTCGGTATCTGTTCGGCGTTGGCGGTAACCGGCCAGATGGCCACCGCCTTCGTGATGTCGGTCTGTGTAATCTTTGTTACTGCTTTCTCCAGTCTGACGATCTCCATAGTGCGCTTCCAGATCCCGAACTCGGTTCGTATCGGCATCCAGATCACCGTTATAGCCACTCTGGTTATACTGGTCGATCAGATCCTGAAAGCGTTTGTCTTCGAACTCTCGAAACAGCTTTCAATCTATGTCGGGCTGATCATCACCAACTGCATCATCATGGGTCGGGCTGAAGGGTTCGCCATGAGCAATCCGCCGGTGGCCTCTTTCCTGGACGGTGTCGGCAACGGGCTGGGCTACAGCTTTATCCTGATCTTGGTGGCCTTTATACGCGAGCTTTTTGGGTCCGGCTCGGTGTTCGGCTACGAGATTATGAGAACAGTGAGCAATGGCGGCTGGTATATCCCGAACGGCCTGCTGGTACTGCCGGCCAGCGCTTTCTTCCTTGTCGCACTGATCATCTGGGCAGTGCGTACAGCATTGCCGGATCAACAGGAGACTGAATAA
- a CDS encoding Na(+)-translocating NADH-quinone reductase subunit C, with product MVDIRAAKPFYSVLILAFACSALVAGAAVGLRPRQEANRQLDRQKNILYAAGLFEEGKSIDQLFANVETRLVDLESGEFVEADQLDPKNYNQRRAALSNDLGRPIEPDADLAKLGRQEKISLVYVIKDNDAISQIVLPVRGKGLWSTMYAYVAIDSDLNTIRGVSFYEHGETPGLGGEVSNPRWQQRWGGKKVYKDEDVAIRVIKGTIDETSADAAYEIDGLSGATLTSNGVSDLLKFWFGDHGFQPFLSQLKKKDNSNG from the coding sequence ATGGTTGACATACGAGCCGCCAAACCATTTTATTCGGTTCTTATCCTGGCCTTCGCCTGTTCTGCCCTGGTGGCAGGAGCGGCAGTGGGGTTGCGCCCCAGACAGGAAGCCAACCGTCAGCTCGATCGCCAGAAAAACATCCTTTATGCGGCGGGCCTCTTCGAGGAAGGGAAGTCGATAGACCAACTCTTTGCCAACGTTGAGACCCGGCTGGTCGATCTTGAAAGCGGCGAGTTTGTTGAAGCAGACCAGCTTGATCCCAAAAACTACAACCAGCGAAGAGCCGCTCTTTCAAACGATCTGGGCCGACCGATTGAGCCCGACGCAGATCTCGCCAAGCTTGGCCGCCAGGAAAAAATTTCCCTGGTCTATGTGATAAAGGACAACGACGCCATCTCCCAGATAGTGTTGCCCGTGCGGGGTAAGGGGCTCTGGTCCACCATGTATGCCTATGTGGCCATAGACAGCGACCTGAACACTATCCGCGGAGTCTCCTTCTATGAGCATGGTGAGACGCCGGGACTGGGCGGCGAAGTTTCAAACCCCCGATGGCAGCAACGCTGGGGTGGGAAAAAGGTGTACAAGGATGAAGATGTTGCAATCAGAGTCATCAAAGGCACTATCGACGAGACTTCAGCCGATGCTGCCTATGAGATCGATGGCCTTTCCGGCGCCACCCTCACCTCCAACGGTGTTTCGGATCTGTTGAAATTCTGGTTCGGAGATCACGGTTTCCAACCATTTTTGAGCCAACTGAAGAAAAAGGACAATTCAAATGGCTGA
- a CDS encoding NADH:ubiquinone reductase (Na(+)-transporting) subunit B, translating to MNKLSKKMEELGQHFEPGARFARWYPLYEAFDSFLFGSNTTTRNAPHVRDGMDLKRIMTTVLVALFPCVIMALWNTGYQANQAIASLGLAAPEGWRGAMMAGIGCDPASTFSNLAHGALYFLPIYVVTMVVGSIVEGIFNIIRGHEFSEAFLVTGLLYTLILPPTIPLWQVATGITFGLVFAKEVFGGVGRNFMNPALASRAFIYFAYPAQISGDAVWTAVDGVTGATPLGAAAAAAPGTPASAMGIDWLQMFMGNIPGSMGETSAIACLFGAVILLVTRVASWRIIVSMLIGGIIASVLLSFHNSPANALYSLPPYYHLVMGSFAFGMVFMATDPVSAAHTNTGQWLYGGLVGILCILIRVANPAYPEGTMLAIILGNVFAPLFDYFVLQANIKRRRLRHG from the coding sequence ATGAATAAACTCAGCAAGAAAATGGAAGAGTTGGGACAACACTTCGAGCCGGGCGCACGTTTTGCCCGCTGGTATCCGCTCTATGAAGCGTTCGACTCTTTTCTCTTCGGCAGCAACACTACCACCAGGAACGCCCCCCACGTCCGGGACGGAATGGACCTGAAGAGGATCATGACCACGGTGCTGGTCGCGCTGTTTCCCTGCGTCATCATGGCGCTCTGGAACACAGGATACCAGGCTAACCAGGCAATCGCCTCGCTGGGCCTGGCGGCACCTGAAGGCTGGCGGGGGGCAATGATGGCCGGGATCGGCTGCGACCCTGCCAGCACCTTCTCCAACCTGGCTCATGGCGCTCTTTACTTCCTGCCCATATATGTCGTCACCATGGTGGTCGGCTCAATTGTCGAGGGTATCTTCAACATTATCCGCGGCCATGAATTTTCAGAAGCGTTTTTAGTTACCGGCCTGCTCTACACCTTGATACTGCCGCCCACCATCCCGCTCTGGCAGGTGGCCACAGGCATCACCTTCGGGCTGGTGTTTGCCAAAGAGGTATTCGGCGGGGTGGGTCGCAACTTCATGAACCCGGCCCTCGCCTCCCGCGCCTTTATCTATTTTGCCTACCCGGCCCAGATCTCAGGCGACGCGGTCTGGACCGCCGTGGATGGCGTCACCGGTGCGACCCCCCTCGGCGCTGCCGCTGCTGCCGCACCCGGCACCCCCGCCTCGGCCATGGGTATCGACTGGCTGCAGATGTTCATGGGCAATATTCCGGGTTCCATGGGTGAGACCTCTGCCATCGCCTGTCTTTTCGGGGCCGTTATCCTGCTGGTAACCAGGGTGGCTTCATGGAGGATCATTGTCTCAATGCTGATCGGTGGCATAATCGCCTCGGTGCTGCTCTCGTTCCATAATAGTCCGGCTAATGCCCTCTATTCACTCCCGCCTTACTATCATCTGGTGATGGGCAGTTTCGCCTTCGGCATGGTGTTTATGGCCACCGACCCGGTATCTGCGGCCCACACCAATACCGGCCAATGGCTCTATGGCGGGCTGGTCGGTATCCTCTGCATACTGATTCGCGTTGCCAACCCTGCCTACCCAGAGGGGACAATGCTGGCGATTATCCTGGGCAATGTCTTTGCGCCGCTCTTTGATTATTTCGTACTGCAAGCCAACATCAAGAGGAGGAGGCTCCGCCATGGTTGA
- a CDS encoding Na(+)-translocating NADH-quinone reductase subunit A, whose translation MEHIIIKKGLNLPISGAPEPTIRKGAESRRVALIGDDSVGMKPTMEVQVGDMVKTGQLLFTNKKSQGQRYVAPGCGKVVAINRGAKRKFESLVIELMGDEAISFMDNPGQPVENLSAEAIREVLAESGLWASFRTRPYGKIPEIDTLPASLFITAIDSEPLAPPPELIISAHAEDYKMGLDLLDRLLEVPVHYCSADRELGIGEKQENFNYWTFTGPHPAGLASTHIHFIDPVHEKKTVWHIGYQDVIAIGYLFRTGTLMTERTISLAGPGVRNPSLVTTRLGTNLHDLCAGELRNDTMRIISGSVLSGRNVNEHHAYLGRYHNQVSVLPDNSGRSLLNWALPGATKFSVKPVFTSAMNKLLKLDMNTAVWGGHRAIYPLGTYEDVMPLDIIPTYLMRALLVGDTEKSKALGCLELIEEDVAPCSFVCPGKNEFGTNLRQVLTTIEIEG comes from the coding sequence ATGGAACATATAATCATCAAAAAAGGACTCAACCTACCCATCAGCGGTGCCCCGGAGCCCACAATCCGCAAAGGAGCAGAAAGCCGCCGTGTTGCCCTGATAGGAGACGACAGCGTTGGCATGAAGCCGACCATGGAGGTGCAGGTCGGCGACATGGTTAAAACCGGGCAACTGCTTTTCACCAACAAGAAATCACAGGGACAAAGGTATGTAGCACCCGGCTGCGGCAAAGTGGTGGCTATAAATCGCGGAGCCAAAAGGAAATTCGAATCCCTGGTGATCGAACTGATGGGCGATGAGGCGATATCGTTCATGGATAACCCTGGCCAGCCCGTGGAAAACCTCTCGGCAGAGGCCATCAGGGAAGTTCTTGCCGAATCAGGGCTCTGGGCATCCTTCCGTACCAGGCCCTACGGCAAAATCCCTGAAATTGATACCCTGCCCGCTTCCCTTTTTATCACCGCAATCGATAGCGAGCCTTTGGCACCACCACCGGAACTCATCATTTCGGCCCATGCCGAGGATTACAAAATGGGCCTTGATCTGCTCGACCGGCTGTTGGAAGTGCCGGTTCACTACTGCTCAGCAGACCGTGAACTCGGCATCGGTGAAAAGCAAGAAAACTTCAATTACTGGACCTTCACAGGACCCCACCCTGCAGGACTGGCTTCCACCCATATCCATTTCATCGATCCGGTCCATGAGAAAAAAACCGTCTGGCACATCGGCTATCAGGATGTCATCGCTATCGGCTACCTGTTTCGGACCGGCACGTTGATGACGGAACGTACCATCTCACTCGCCGGACCTGGAGTGAGGAATCCGTCACTTGTAACCACACGGTTAGGTACAAACCTGCACGATCTCTGCGCCGGAGAATTGAGAAATGACACAATGCGCATCATTTCAGGCTCTGTGCTCAGCGGCCGCAACGTCAATGAGCACCACGCCTACCTCGGCCGGTATCACAATCAGGTAAGCGTATTGCCCGATAACAGCGGCAGAAGCCTGCTCAACTGGGCACTGCCGGGTGCCACTAAATTTTCGGTCAAACCCGTTTTCACCTCCGCCATGAACAAGTTGCTGAAGCTAGACATGAACACCGCCGTCTGGGGTGGCCATAGGGCTATTTATCCTTTAGGCACTTATGAAGACGTGATGCCCCTGGACATCATCCCCACCTATCTGATGCGCGCCCTGCTGGTGGGCGATACAGAAAAGTCGAAGGCGCTCGGGTGCCTCGAACTCATCGAGGAGGACGTAGCCCCATGTAGTTTTGTCTGTCCCGGAAAAAATGAGTTCGGTACCAACCTCCGCCAGGTATTGACCACAATTGAAATCGAAGGCTGA
- a CDS encoding FAD:protein FMN transferase, whose amino-acid sequence MKKKITRRTFLQIVAVAGAAGGCWQLGLFTGDARLQVARRSQPIMGTYLNLTVYGKDRDACEAAIDRTISRMKGLEAILSRHMPTSQVATLNSTGRLDSPDKDLLELLGLSAGLSERSDGAFDVTILPVMNAHSEFAGKYADSSGAITQARTATGYRYLAANASSVQFQKTGMGITLDGIGKGYIVDQGVAALKAAGFHNVCVDAGGDLMVAGAKPDGSPWRIGIRNPRIEQPMEPVSVKVINRAVATSGDYFQPYTADFRNHHILDPRTGFSSPDLASCTITAPTVGLADGLATAVMALGRDTGLELLESLDGCEGYLIDKQQRNSHSSGFFS is encoded by the coding sequence ATGAAAAAAAAGATAACCAGGCGGACTTTCCTGCAAATAGTCGCCGTCGCCGGCGCAGCGGGTGGGTGTTGGCAGCTTGGGCTGTTTACCGGAGATGCCAGGCTCCAGGTCGCCAGGCGCAGTCAGCCGATCATGGGTACCTATCTCAACCTGACCGTTTACGGGAAAGACCGTGATGCCTGTGAGGCTGCCATTGATCGGACCATAAGCAGGATGAAAGGGCTTGAGGCAATACTGAGCCGGCATATGCCGACCAGCCAGGTGGCTACCCTGAATTCCACTGGCCGTCTCGACAGCCCCGACAAGGATTTGCTCGAACTGCTTGGCCTCTCGGCTGGCCTCAGTGAACGAAGCGACGGTGCTTTTGACGTGACGATTCTGCCGGTGATGAATGCTCACTCTGAATTTGCAGGCAAATATGCCGATAGTAGCGGAGCCATCACCCAGGCCAGGACAGCAACGGGGTATCGCTACCTGGCAGCAAACGCCTCATCTGTACAATTCCAGAAAACCGGCATGGGGATCACCCTGGATGGCATAGGCAAAGGATATATCGTCGATCAGGGGGTGGCGGCTTTAAAAGCGGCCGGATTTCACAATGTCTGTGTAGATGCCGGTGGCGACCTGATGGTGGCCGGCGCCAAACCGGACGGCAGCCCCTGGAGAATCGGCATACGTAACCCAAGGATAGAGCAACCAATGGAGCCCGTTTCAGTGAAGGTGATCAACCGGGCGGTGGCCACCTCCGGAGATTACTTCCAACCCTACACCGCTGATTTTCGCAATCATCATATATTAGATCCCCGGACCGGTTTTTCTTCTCCGGACCTGGCCAGCTGCACCATCACGGCCCCGACGGTTGGCCTCGCAGACGGTCTCGCCACCGCAGTCATGGCTCTTGGTCGTGATACAGGGCTGGAGCTACTGGAATCGCTTGACGGCTGTGAAGGATATCTCATCGATAAGCAGCAGAGAAACTCTCACTCTTCAGGATTTTTCAGCTGA